The following proteins are co-located in the Microbacterium immunditiarum genome:
- the rplQ gene encoding 50S ribosomal protein L17 produces MPKPTKGPRLGGGPAHERLLLANLAAALFTHKSIKTTETKAKRLRPLAERLITFAKRGDLHARRRVLSVIGDKEVVHVLFTEIAPLVADRDGGYTRITKVGNRKGDNAPMAQIELVLEPVTPKAKSTKKSAASAEKAPAKEEAPAEETAAEETPTEDEAAEAGAESPEEGAAAEAAAEDAVVEDEAPAADEDAEAEKA; encoded by the coding sequence ATGCCGAAGCCCACCAAGGGTCCCCGCCTCGGAGGCGGCCCCGCCCACGAGCGCCTGCTGCTTGCGAACCTCGCCGCCGCGCTGTTCACGCACAAGTCGATCAAGACGACCGAGACGAAGGCCAAGCGCCTGCGTCCGCTCGCTGAGCGCCTCATCACGTTCGCGAAGCGCGGCGACCTGCACGCGCGCCGCCGCGTGCTGTCGGTGATCGGCGACAAGGAAGTCGTGCACGTGCTGTTCACCGAGATCGCTCCGCTCGTGGCGGACCGTGACGGCGGCTACACGCGCATCACCAAGGTCGGCAACCGCAAGGGCGACAACGCCCCCATGGCCCAGATCGAGCTCGTGCTCGAGCCGGTGACGCCGAAGGCGAAGTCGACCAAGAAGTCGGCCGCGTCCGCCGAGAAGGCCCCCGCCAAGGAGGAGGCTCCCGCCGAGGAGACCGCCGCCGAGGAGACCCCGACTGAGGACGAGGCCGCCGAGGCCGGCGCCGAGTCGCCCGAGGAGGGCGCCGCCGCCGAGGCCGCTGCCGAGGACGCCGTCGTCGAGGACGAGGCTCCCGCAGCCGACGAGGACGCCGAGGCCGAGAAGGCCTGA
- a CDS encoding acyltransferase family protein yields the protein MNTSAHTLSRARYAGLDGLRAVAVGLVLAYHLFPGWWLHGGFIGVDVFFVISGFLITSLLLRERASAGRIRLVEFWRRRARRLLPALALVLLVCSSVAWLIGGDVLVRLGAQLVGAATFSYNWISIAGGAGYFSAANPELFRNVWSLAIEEQFYVLWPLVLPLALLIPWAWARAAAAVLLAAASAGWMAVVVATGGDLTRAYFGLDTHAFGILLGIALAFALERLLASPPTWSRRRGWRVTGAAVGIAAVAGLLVVAAVPASDSTSTFPGALAAASVLSAIAITAAVWPGSAFGPRLDTQPLRWLGDRSYGLYLWHWPILVLLLAATSGGATGAGVPFWIGAFALVLTLAAAELSYRWVESPIRRLGFRGSFAALGRHLTASPAARWRAIGSVAAAVIVTFGASAAVAAAPEVSSGQAAVEAGIDALHREKARTPSPAPSSTAIPEAAADDAEPARPQPGTMPSPSPTLVTGAEITAIGDSVMLASAPGLLERFPGIEVDATVSRSMWAAPGIVQQLADAGRLRSYVVVALGTNGPIDASSLEEVARIAGPSRTLVLVNAYAPRDWIPGVNTELAAFVASHPGTVLADWSGAIAPRTDLLAGDHIHPGSAGGRVFADAVAAAVDRAEHLRALKQHEIERRAYLRLHHSAGRVYE from the coding sequence ATGAACACGAGTGCGCACACCCTTTCACGAGCCCGGTACGCCGGGCTGGATGGCTTGCGCGCCGTCGCCGTGGGCCTCGTCCTCGCGTACCACCTGTTCCCCGGCTGGTGGCTGCACGGCGGCTTCATCGGCGTCGACGTCTTCTTCGTCATCAGCGGCTTCCTCATCACGAGCCTCCTGCTGCGCGAGCGCGCGTCGGCGGGGCGCATCCGGCTCGTCGAGTTCTGGCGACGGCGCGCACGACGCCTCCTGCCCGCTCTCGCGCTCGTGCTGCTCGTGTGCTCGTCGGTCGCCTGGCTCATCGGCGGCGACGTGCTCGTCCGGCTCGGCGCGCAGCTCGTCGGCGCGGCGACCTTCAGCTACAACTGGATCTCGATCGCCGGCGGTGCGGGCTACTTCTCGGCGGCGAACCCCGAGCTCTTCCGCAACGTGTGGTCGCTCGCGATCGAGGAGCAGTTCTACGTGCTGTGGCCGCTCGTCCTGCCGCTCGCACTGCTCATCCCGTGGGCGTGGGCGCGCGCGGCCGCGGCTGTGCTGCTCGCCGCCGCCTCGGCCGGGTGGATGGCCGTCGTCGTCGCCACCGGCGGCGACCTCACGCGCGCGTACTTCGGGCTCGACACGCACGCGTTCGGCATCCTGCTCGGCATCGCCCTCGCGTTTGCGCTCGAGCGCCTCCTCGCCTCACCGCCCACGTGGTCGCGCCGCCGCGGCTGGCGCGTGACCGGAGCCGCCGTGGGTATCGCCGCGGTGGCGGGTCTCCTCGTCGTCGCGGCCGTTCCGGCGAGCGACTCCACCTCGACGTTCCCGGGCGCTCTCGCCGCCGCGAGCGTGCTCTCGGCGATCGCGATCACCGCGGCCGTGTGGCCGGGCTCGGCGTTCGGCCCGCGGCTCGACACGCAGCCCCTGCGGTGGCTCGGCGACCGATCGTACGGCCTGTACCTGTGGCACTGGCCGATCCTCGTCCTCTTGCTCGCGGCGACCTCGGGCGGCGCCACCGGGGCGGGCGTGCCATTCTGGATCGGCGCGTTCGCGCTCGTTCTGACCCTCGCTGCGGCCGAGCTCTCGTACCGGTGGGTCGAGAGTCCGATCCGGCGGCTCGGGTTCCGTGGGTCCTTCGCTGCGCTGGGCCGCCACCTCACGGCGTCGCCCGCCGCACGCTGGCGTGCCATCGGGTCTGTCGCCGCGGCTGTCATCGTCACGTTCGGGGCGTCGGCCGCCGTTGCAGCGGCGCCTGAGGTCTCGTCGGGTCAGGCCGCCGTCGAGGCTGGGATCGACGCGCTGCACCGCGAGAAAGCGCGCACGCCGTCGCCCGCGCCCTCCTCCACCGCGATCCCCGAGGCCGCGGCGGATGACGCCGAGCCTGCCCGTCCGCAGCCCGGCACGATGCCGTCGCCGTCGCCCACCCTCGTCACGGGTGCCGAGATCACGGCGATCGGCGACTCTGTCATGCTCGCGTCCGCGCCCGGGCTGCTCGAGCGCTTCCCGGGCATCGAGGTGGACGCGACGGTGTCCCGCTCGATGTGGGCGGCTCCGGGCATCGTGCAGCAGCTCGCGGATGCCGGACGCCTCCGCTCCTACGTCGTCGTAGCCCTCGGCACGAACGGCCCCATCGACGCGTCGTCGCTGGAGGAGGTCGCGCGCATCGCCGGGCCGAGCCGCACGCTCGTGCTCGTGAACGCGTATGCGCCGCGCGACTGGATCCCCGGAGTCAACACCGAGCTCGCCGCGTTCGTCGCGTCGCACCCGGGCACCGTGCTCGCGGACTGGTCGGGCGCGATCGCCCCGCGCACCGACCTGCTCGCCGGAGACCACATCCACCCGGGCTCCGCCGGCGGGCGCGTGTTCGCCGATGCGGTCGCGGCGGCCGTCGACCGGGCCGAGCACCTGCGGGCGCTCAAACAGCACGAGATCGAGCGGCGCGCGTACCTGAGGCTCCACCACTCGGCGGGTCGCGTGTACGAGTAA
- a CDS encoding GNAT family N-acetyltransferase, whose protein sequence is MTDATADDAARPPLAERLGRVAAPVLPAHPEVAEWRPSTIEDVDALTELFRACDLVDHPTWTTPREEIEESFTVSWTDPARNTLVGLDAAGRMVASAAVMLHPSRDAHVHVYLSGRVHPEWRGRGIGREVMRWEHERALEALAELDLALPAAVFVYAEEGEVGAQRLATRRGFAAERWFTTMVRDLSLEIPEVEASGHAVVRPYERALKEATRVARNDAFRDHWGSLATPPERWETFVEGPFLRPDLSRVALEDDRVVAFALGSVNEEDWVTQGYSSVYIDLIGVTRDRRGRRLAPAVIVALLRAARDAGLEKAVLDVDTESPTGANNLYGRLGFVATERSVAFVRRY, encoded by the coding sequence GTGACCGACGCGACCGCTGATGACGCAGCCCGCCCGCCGCTCGCCGAACGACTCGGCCGGGTGGCCGCGCCCGTGCTGCCCGCCCACCCGGAGGTCGCCGAGTGGCGCCCGTCCACGATCGAAGACGTCGACGCGCTCACCGAGCTGTTCCGCGCCTGCGATCTCGTCGACCACCCGACCTGGACCACTCCGCGCGAGGAGATCGAGGAGAGCTTCACCGTCTCGTGGACCGATCCCGCGCGCAACACGCTCGTCGGCCTCGACGCGGCTGGGCGCATGGTCGCCTCCGCGGCGGTGATGCTGCATCCGTCACGCGACGCGCACGTGCACGTGTACCTGAGCGGCCGCGTGCACCCCGAGTGGCGCGGACGGGGGATCGGCCGGGAGGTCATGCGGTGGGAGCACGAGCGGGCGCTGGAGGCCCTCGCCGAGCTCGACCTCGCGCTGCCGGCGGCGGTCTTCGTCTACGCCGAGGAGGGCGAGGTCGGCGCGCAGCGCCTCGCGACGCGTCGCGGCTTCGCCGCGGAGCGCTGGTTCACGACGATGGTGCGCGACCTTTCGCTCGAGATCCCCGAGGTCGAGGCATCCGGCCATGCCGTCGTGCGGCCGTACGAGCGGGCTCTCAAGGAGGCGACGCGGGTCGCGCGAAACGACGCCTTCCGCGACCACTGGGGGAGCCTCGCGACGCCCCCCGAGCGGTGGGAGACGTTCGTCGAGGGACCGTTCCTGCGCCCCGACCTGAGCCGCGTGGCCCTCGAGGACGATCGGGTGGTGGCGTTCGCGCTCGGGTCGGTCAACGAGGAGGACTGGGTGACGCAGGGCTACTCGAGCGTGTACATCGACCTCATCGGCGTCACCCGCGACCGGCGGGGTCGCAGGCTCGCGCCCGCGGTGATCGTCGCGCTCCTGCGCGCCGCGCGAGACGCGGGGCTCGAGAAGGCGGTGCTCGACGTCGACACCGAGAGCCCGACGGGCGCGAACAACCTCTACGGACGGCTCGGCTTCGTGGCGACGGAGCGCAGCGTCGCGTTCGTGCGCCGGTACTGA